Below is a window of Sulfitobacter sp. BSw21498 DNA.
CGGTTTGACCGTCGTGACACTATCGTCTGCCTTGGTTTTGAGAATTTGGGAAACTAGCATGATCGGCCCCTTCGCAAGAATATTACCTTTAAGTCAGGTTCCCTTTAATACTGTTGCGTGTCAAGTAATTGCCTCCAGTTTTGCGACTTCGGCACGGACACCTTGCGCCAATGCTTCTGCAAAACGGCTCAGACGCAGATTGCGGCGGTCGTCCTCGTGGCGAATTAAATAAAACGCGCGGCTTAGGCTGACATCCTTCGTCAAAATGCGCGTCACCCCCGGCGTCGCCGCAAGCGAAAAATCATGCACGATCCCTACCCCGCCACCCTGACGGATCATATTGACCTGCACTGACACCGAATTTGAGGCCAAGGGCACCCGGGTCATGCCAAGCGCTGCCAGATAATCAAGCTCGCGGTCAAAAATCATATCAGGGATATAGCCCACCAAGCGGTGCCCCTGCAGATCGGCCACCGTTTGTATCGCGGGACGCTCCGCAAGATAGCTATCGGCAGCGGCAAGATGCAGTTGATAGTCGGCAATTTTCTGCACGACCAGCCTGCCCGCCGTCGGCGCGCTGACCCCGATCGCCATATCTGCCTCGCGCCGCGACAGGTTGAACACGCGCGGCAAGGCGACGATCTGGATATCAAGCCCCGGATTTTCGGCCACCAGACGGGCGCAGACCTGCGGCAACAGATAGTTGGCACACCCGTCCGGGGCCCCGATCCTGATCTGCCCTGCCAACTGATCTGACGGCACGGCAACATCCGCCGTGGCCTGTCGCATCGCCTGCTCTGCGGCCTCGGCCCGGGCCAGTAACTGCGTGCCCGCCTCGGTCAAGGCATACCCCGACGGAGATTTCACAAATAGCACCGCTTGCATGGTCTTTTCCAACCGCGCCATACGCCGCCCCAGGGTCGCCGGATCAAGCCGCAGCAGTTTACCCGCCCCTGACAGGCTCTGTTCGCGGGCGACTGCCAGAAACAATCGCAGATCGTCCCAGTTTCCCATCATTTGCCACGCTCCCTCACGCTCTTCATTTTGCCCTTAAACTCCGGGGACGTCCAAAGGACGGGGGCAGCGCCCCGCCTCCACTCTTTCAGCCACAACAGGGCTTTGCAATAATGCAAAACGATTTTGACCCGATGCCCCTTTTCCTTTGTTTTTTGCAAGGCTAACCTGCCGCCAAACGCAGTAAAGGAGCATTCAATGCAAGAATTGACCCACTACATGAACGGCGCCCACGTCAAAGGCACCTCAGGCCGCTTCGCAGACGTGTACAACCCCGCCACGGGTGAAGTGCAGGCCCAATGCCCGCTGGCCAACGAATCCGAAATGGATCAGGCCGTACAATACGCTATGGCAGCACAGCCTGCTTGGGCCGCGGTGAACCCCCAGCGTCGCGCGCGGGTCATGATGAAATTCGTGGACCTTCTGAACCGCGATATGGATAAGCTGGCCGAAGCACTGAGCCGCGAACACGGCAAAACCCTGCCCGACGCTGCCGGTGACGTTCAGCGCGGCCTTGAAGTCGTGGAATACTGCATCGGCGCGCCAGAGCTGCTGAAGGGCGACTATACCGACAGCGCCGGCCCTGGCATCGACATGTACTCCATGCGCCAGCCTTTGGGCGTGTCGGCGGGCATCACCCCGTTCAACTTCCCGGCCATGATCCCGATGTGGATGTTTGCCCCCGCCATCGTCTGCGGCAACGCATTCATCCTCAAACCGTCCGAGCGTGATCCATCCGTGCCGTTGATGCTGGCAGAACTGCTCGAAGAAGCAGGCCTGCCCAAGGGCATCATTCAGGTCGTCAACGGCGACAAAGAAGCGGTTGACGCGATCCTGCATCATCCAGTCATTCAGTCCGTCGGCTTTGTCGGCTCCACCCCGATCGCCGAATACATCTATGGCACGGGCTGTGCGAATGGTAAGCGGGTTCAGTGCTTTGGCGGTGCCAAGAACCACATGATCATCATGCCAGACGCCGATCTGGACCAAGCCGCCGATGCGCTGATCGGCGCGGGCTATGGTGCTGCGGGCGAACGCTGCATGGCGATCTCGGTCGCCGTGCCTGTGGGCGACGAAACCGCCGACCGTCTGATTGAAAAGCTGGTGCCACGCATCGAAAAGCTGAAAGTCGGGCCCTATACTTCGGGCAAGGACGTCGATTACGGCCCCGTGGTCACCGCGGCTGCCAAGGCAAACATCGAACGGCTGGTGCAAACTGGTGTTGATCAGGGTGCCACGCTGGTCGTAGACGGCCGCGACTTCAAACTGCAAGGGTATGAAGACGGCTTCTTTGTTGGCCCGCACCTCTTTGACAATGTCACCCCCGACATGGACATCTACAAGCACGAGATTTTCGGGCCAGTTCTGTCCACCGTACGTGCAAAGACCTACGAAGAGGCGCTTGGCCTCGCGATGGATCACGAGATGGGCAACGGCACCGCGATCTTTACCCGCGACGGCGATGCGGCCCGTGATTTTGCCGCCCGCGTGAACGTCGGCATGATCGGCATCAACGTGCCAATCCCCGTGCCGCTGGCCTACCACACCTTTGGCGGCTGGAAAAAATCGGTCTTTGGCGATCTTAACCAGCACGGTCCGGACGCGTTCAAATTCTACACACGCACTAAAACCGTGACCTCGCGCTGGCCCTCGGGCATCAAAGAAGGTGGCGAGTTCAACTTCAAACCGATGGAATAAGACCTACCCCTACCCTTCGGCGGTTTCCCCGCCGGAGGGTGCTTGCGTGATCGCCATGGTCGTGCTTACAATTTAACATACGTTCAATTCGACCGGTCTTGGGAGGGACACCGTTTATGGATTTCGCACTTTCAGAAGAGCAAACCGCGATTTTCGATATGGCTTATGGCTTTGGCCAGGACCATATCGCCCCTTTCGCCCGGAAGTGGGAGAAAGACGAAACGATTCCCAAAGACCTTTGGCCCAAAATTGCAGAGCTTGGCTTTGGCGGGCTTTACGTGTCCGAGGACGCGGGCGGCTCCGGATTGACGCGGCTGGACGCGACGCTGGTGTTCGAGGCGCTCAGCATGGCCTGCCCGTCGGTCGCGGCGTTCCTATCGATCCACAACATGTGCGCCAAAATGCTGGACAGCTTTGCCAGTGATGAGCTCAAGGCGCGGATCATGCCTGACATCCTGAGTATGAACACGGTGCTAAGCTACTGCCTGACAGAGCCCGGATCCGGCTCTGATGCGGCGGCGCTCAAGACGAAATGCGAACGCACGAACGACGGCTACAGGCTGAACGGGACCAAAGCGTTCATCTCGGGCGGCGGGTATTCCGACGCTTATGTCGCGATGGTACGCACGTCGGATGACGGTGCGGCGGGTGTGTCCACTGTCTATGTCGAAGAGGGAACCGAAGGGCTGTCATTTGGCGGGCTAGAGGATAAAATGGGCTGGCGCAGCCAGCCGACGTCGCAGGTCCAGTTTGACAATTGCAACATTCCTGCCGGAAATCTGGTGGGTGAAGAAGGCAAAGGTTTCAAATATGCGATGATGGGGCTGGATGGGGGCCGTTTGAACATCGCCGCCTGTTCCTTGGGGGCTGCGCAGACCGCGCTGACCGCAACACTGAACTATATGGGCGACCGCAAGGCCTTTGGCAAACCTATCGACCAGTTCCAAGGGCTACAGTTTCGCCTTGCCGAGATGGAGATCGAACTTCAGGCCGCCCGCGTGTTCTTGCGGCAGGCCGCGTGGAAGCTGGACACTGGCGCACCCGATGCAACGAAGTTCTGCGCCATGGCCAAGAAGTTCGTGACCGAAGCCGGTAGCAAAGTCGTGGATCAATGCCTGCAACTGCATGGCGGCTATGGCTATCTGGCAGATTACGGCATCGAAAAGCTGGTGCGCGATCTACGGGTGCACCAGATCCTTGAGGGCACCAACGAAATCATGCGGGTCATAGTCGCGCGCGACATGTTGAAAAACCGATGACCGATATTTCCATCCGTATCTCAGGCCGCGCGGGTCGGATCACCCTGACCCGCCCTCAGGCGCTGAACGCCATGACCTACGACATGTGTCTCGCCATCGAAGACGCTTTCGACGCATGGCAACATGACCCGAATGTTGATCTGATTATCCTAGATGCCGAAGGGGATCGTGCCTTTTGCTCGGGCGGCGATATTGCCGAACTCTATGCCACAGGCACCAAGGGCGACTATGCCTACGGGCGCACGTTCTGGGCCGATGAATATCGTCTGAACGCCAAAATTTTCGCCTACCCTAAGCCGGTTGTGTCCTTTCTGCAGGGGTTCACGATGGGCGGCGGTGTCGGTATCGGATGCCATGGGTCGCACCGGATCGTGGGGGAAAGCAGCCAGATCGCGATGCCGGAATGCGGCATTGGTCTGGTGCCCGATGTAGGCGGCAGCCTGATGCTGGCGCTGGCCCCCGGACGGGTGGGTGAATATCTGGGCACGACGGCGTCACGAATGAAGGGTGAAGACGCGATTTATGCAGGCTTTGCCGATACTTACATTGCAGAGCTAAACTGGCCTGATGTGATCGCCGCACTAGAGAACTCTGGCGATGTCGCTATTCTGGCAACCGCGAGCACGACGCCCCCCGCCTCCGCTCTGGCGGCGCAGGCCGAAGAGATTGACAGCTTCTTCGCGGGCGAGACATTGGCCGATATCCTTAATGCCCTGCGCGCATCAGACAGCGCCTTTGCCACTGACACGCTCAAGAAAATGCAACGCAGCAGCCCCCTCGCAATGGCCTGCACAATAGAGATCATTCACCGTCTGCGCGGTCCGTCGCTAAGCATAGAAAAGGCGCTGGATATGGAATACCGCTTTACCTTCCGCGCAATGGAGCATGGCGATTTTCTGGAAGGCATCCGCGCCGCGATCATCGACAAGGACCGTAACCCAAGCTGGCAATTCGCCGATATGAACGTCCCGCTTGCCGCGACAGCCAAGATGCTGCGCCCGCTGGCCGAAGACGCCCTGACACTGGAGAAAACGACATGAGCATGAAGATCGGATTTATCGGACTGGGCAATATGGGCGCACCGATGGCGACCAACCTCGCCAAAGCAGGGCATGATGTAGCTGGATTTGATGTCGCGGGCACCACTGCGGAAGGTGTGCGCGTTGCAGACAGCCTTGAAGCCGCTGTCGCTGGCATGGCCGCGGTCATCACCATGCTTCCCAACGGGTCGATCTTGCGGCAGGTGGCAGCACAGGCGATCCCGCATATGGCGCAAGGTACCCTGTTTATCGACTGTTCCACCGTGGATGTAGAAAGCGCGAAGAACACCGCGCAAGCAACTGAAGACAAAGGTATTATGGCCGTTGACGCACCTGTCTCCGGTGGTATTGGCGGGGCCTCTGGCGGCACGTTGACCTTCATGGCTGGCGGATCCGAAGAGGCGTTCGCCAACGCTAAGCCCCTGTTCGACATCATGGGACAAAAGGCCGTGCATTGCGGCGATGCCGGTGCAGGTCAGGCCGCGAAAATCTGCAACAACATGATCCTTGGTGTTACAATGATCGCCACCTGCGAGGCCTTTGCGCTGGCCGACAAACTGGGGCTGGACCGTCAAAAAATGTTTGACGTCGTCAGCACGTCGTCGGGGTATAGCTGGTCAATGAACGCCTATTGCCCTGCGCCCGGTGTTGGCCCCACCTCGCCTGCCGATAACGGCTATACGCCCGGATTTGCTGCCGAACTGATGCTCAAAGACCTTGGTCTGTCCCAGCAGGCCGCAGAGATGGCAAACGCGGATACCCCAATGGGGGAGCTGGCCCGTGCGCTTTACGCTCAGTTTGTCGAGAACGAAGACGGCAACGGCAAGGATTTCTCGGCCATGCTGCCGCGCTTTGAAACACGCGGCCGCAACGGCTGACCACGCGCCATGACAAACGGGTTTCTGCTGCAAGAATAAGCGACGGAAACCCGATGCCCGTTCGTTCGTTACTGTATCGACACAGTGAACGGAGAACGAGTATGAAAACCCTTACCCTAGCTGCAAGCGCCTTTGCCGTGATGGCATTCAGCCCTGCTGTACAGGCTGGCGCTGCCACCTATGGCTCGCAGGGGCATTTTATCGGTGCTGCCCCACAGGCGACGCTGATCAGTCATGACAAGCACGACAAGCAGCATAAGAAGGCTGTCAAAGAATATAAGAAAGCCGTCAAAAAGCACGAAAAGAGCTACAGCGACAACGGGCGCCATCTGGCGAAAGGCCATAGCAAGCACAAGCACGCCAAAGGCGACAGGCTGACCCACTATGTTGTGGTTGAACGCCCCCACACCCACGGCCTCACGCGGTATGATCGCTATGTCCAGGACAACGGTTATATCTACGCTGTCGACCCCCGGACCAACGACGTTCTCGCGCTGATCGGCCTTGCCTCTCGGCTTTTGAACTGAGCCTAAGATCATAAATAACCCATAAAAATGCCCC
It encodes the following:
- a CDS encoding LysR family transcriptional regulator, whose protein sequence is MMGNWDDLRLFLAVAREQSLSGAGKLLRLDPATLGRRMARLEKTMQAVLFVKSPSGYALTEAGTQLLARAEAAEQAMRQATADVAVPSDQLAGQIRIGAPDGCANYLLPQVCARLVAENPGLDIQIVALPRVFNLSRREADMAIGVSAPTAGRLVVQKIADYQLHLAAADSYLAERPAIQTVADLQGHRLVGYIPDMIFDRELDYLAALGMTRVPLASNSVSVQVNMIRQGGGVGIVHDFSLAATPGVTRILTKDVSLSRAFYLIRHEDDRRNLRLSRFAEALAQGVRAEVAKLEAIT
- a CDS encoding CoA-acylating methylmalonate-semialdehyde dehydrogenase; protein product: MQELTHYMNGAHVKGTSGRFADVYNPATGEVQAQCPLANESEMDQAVQYAMAAQPAWAAVNPQRRARVMMKFVDLLNRDMDKLAEALSREHGKTLPDAAGDVQRGLEVVEYCIGAPELLKGDYTDSAGPGIDMYSMRQPLGVSAGITPFNFPAMIPMWMFAPAIVCGNAFILKPSERDPSVPLMLAELLEEAGLPKGIIQVVNGDKEAVDAILHHPVIQSVGFVGSTPIAEYIYGTGCANGKRVQCFGGAKNHMIIMPDADLDQAADALIGAGYGAAGERCMAISVAVPVGDETADRLIEKLVPRIEKLKVGPYTSGKDVDYGPVVTAAAKANIERLVQTGVDQGATLVVDGRDFKLQGYEDGFFVGPHLFDNVTPDMDIYKHEIFGPVLSTVRAKTYEEALGLAMDHEMGNGTAIFTRDGDAARDFAARVNVGMIGINVPIPVPLAYHTFGGWKKSVFGDLNQHGPDAFKFYTRTKTVTSRWPSGIKEGGEFNFKPME
- a CDS encoding acyl-CoA dehydrogenase family protein, which gives rise to MDFALSEEQTAIFDMAYGFGQDHIAPFARKWEKDETIPKDLWPKIAELGFGGLYVSEDAGGSGLTRLDATLVFEALSMACPSVAAFLSIHNMCAKMLDSFASDELKARIMPDILSMNTVLSYCLTEPGSGSDAAALKTKCERTNDGYRLNGTKAFISGGGYSDAYVAMVRTSDDGAAGVSTVYVEEGTEGLSFGGLEDKMGWRSQPTSQVQFDNCNIPAGNLVGEEGKGFKYAMMGLDGGRLNIAACSLGAAQTALTATLNYMGDRKAFGKPIDQFQGLQFRLAEMEIELQAARVFLRQAAWKLDTGAPDATKFCAMAKKFVTEAGSKVVDQCLQLHGGYGYLADYGIEKLVRDLRVHQILEGTNEIMRVIVARDMLKNR
- a CDS encoding enoyl-CoA hydratase/isomerase family protein — protein: MTDISIRISGRAGRITLTRPQALNAMTYDMCLAIEDAFDAWQHDPNVDLIILDAEGDRAFCSGGDIAELYATGTKGDYAYGRTFWADEYRLNAKIFAYPKPVVSFLQGFTMGGGVGIGCHGSHRIVGESSQIAMPECGIGLVPDVGGSLMLALAPGRVGEYLGTTASRMKGEDAIYAGFADTYIAELNWPDVIAALENSGDVAILATASTTPPASALAAQAEEIDSFFAGETLADILNALRASDSAFATDTLKKMQRSSPLAMACTIEIIHRLRGPSLSIEKALDMEYRFTFRAMEHGDFLEGIRAAIIDKDRNPSWQFADMNVPLAATAKMLRPLAEDALTLEKTT
- the mmsB gene encoding 3-hydroxyisobutyrate dehydrogenase, which produces MKIGFIGLGNMGAPMATNLAKAGHDVAGFDVAGTTAEGVRVADSLEAAVAGMAAVITMLPNGSILRQVAAQAIPHMAQGTLFIDCSTVDVESAKNTAQATEDKGIMAVDAPVSGGIGGASGGTLTFMAGGSEEAFANAKPLFDIMGQKAVHCGDAGAGQAAKICNNMILGVTMIATCEAFALADKLGLDRQKMFDVVSTSSGYSWSMNAYCPAPGVGPTSPADNGYTPGFAAELMLKDLGLSQQAAEMANADTPMGELARALYAQFVENEDGNGKDFSAMLPRFETRGRNG